The following proteins are co-located in the Flammeovirga kamogawensis genome:
- a CDS encoding glycoside hydrolase family 19 protein: protein MKYAFKTTTLCSRSILLTFFIFIIGNLQLTAQINGEANYTTNNHQKEVIGYFTQWDAWKGTANNLPINGIYNQLNLDYSQYTILNYSFFGVAKDGSLHSADLKNPAINNVNEEQDPGEILHPDVYSSWDYYLLFGELDLKPSIDATATSQGFIAQGNGWHNTGWNISGDFPIPCKKSNGRKGLLELGEENGVEILASIGGATMSKHFPTIAADPIKRARFIEDINKLMALGFDGIDINWVYPGRGGLNFQGTQADYHSFTLLIQDVRAAIGQDKLLTAAFHSNAGEEPFEWNLLSQSVDFFNMQTFDINGSFSEKTGHNSPLHNYKSDQNISLETSFNLMTGAGVSSEKIILGIPFYGAGVKTNGNAALDRPVIGADTDTFAAWDGRPFIGPISYIYDTWSKHWDNTAKVPYYTRSNYFLSIEDTTSTKGKALFVNQNDGGGVIISPVWGDLDFSEVRTIYGSKLRFCLETKSPFVNKINQTFSEHFEPGLFFQSLEDGEVIYTSTLKPIEVILSAFDQNGIEKQVVTTVDNQEFSGTHFSWIPSTYGRYLMSATATNSNGESETKQITIVFKQLITEQKYDEVFPNRFGVNQILPGEDFFSYANFLEAINRMANIKVVFERRATTNLYRLTRIDKTTNSFTIIRADANFDANENLTKNIVRQEVDYGTFINEGDSTIRKRELAAFFANISQETTGGWDTAPGGRYAWGLYFRQEVGYENGQIGYIDTLSTHYPPVAGKSYHGRGPIQLSWNYNYGAASEFLYGDKTILLNEPEKVIEDGALAFQIAIWFWMTPQFPKPSAHDVMVGDWLPTTYDTQNNRVPGFGVTVNIINGGLECGSGTEIPKVQYRIGHYQRHSEILGVTTDLNGQNDCNACGCKDQTPFGGIEPEPISAARKTTSNTEEEIFIDQESESTELVLFPNPFTDILKLTTVNEITKMVLFTNDGLFIKELPIQTIIDFSNLSSGTYLLKIMIGEEMVTKQIIKQ, encoded by the coding sequence ATGAAATATGCATTTAAAACTACTACATTATGCTCTAGGAGTATATTGCTCACTTTTTTTATTTTTATTATTGGTAACCTTCAATTAACTGCCCAGATAAATGGGGAGGCAAACTATACAACCAATAATCATCAAAAAGAAGTAATTGGATACTTTACGCAATGGGATGCGTGGAAAGGTACAGCTAATAACCTTCCAATAAATGGAATTTATAATCAGTTAAATTTAGATTATTCTCAATATACAATACTAAATTACTCTTTTTTTGGAGTGGCAAAAGATGGCTCTTTACATAGTGCTGATTTAAAAAATCCAGCTATAAATAATGTCAATGAAGAACAAGATCCTGGAGAAATTTTACACCCAGATGTGTATAGTAGTTGGGATTACTATTTATTATTTGGAGAGTTAGATTTAAAGCCATCGATTGATGCAACAGCTACGTCACAAGGGTTTATAGCACAAGGAAATGGTTGGCACAATACAGGTTGGAACATATCTGGAGATTTTCCTATTCCTTGTAAAAAAAGTAATGGAAGAAAAGGTTTACTTGAATTAGGAGAGGAGAATGGTGTAGAAATTTTAGCGTCTATTGGAGGTGCTACAATGAGTAAACATTTTCCAACTATTGCGGCAGATCCAATTAAAAGAGCTCGCTTTATTGAAGATATAAATAAACTAATGGCTTTAGGGTTTGATGGTATTGATATCAATTGGGTATACCCTGGAAGAGGTGGACTTAATTTTCAAGGAACACAGGCTGATTACCATAGTTTTACGCTTCTTATTCAAGATGTTAGAGCAGCGATAGGACAAGATAAATTATTAACAGCAGCGTTTCATTCTAATGCAGGAGAAGAACCTTTTGAGTGGAACTTGTTAAGTCAATCTGTTGATTTTTTCAATATGCAGACATTTGATATTAATGGTAGTTTTTCAGAAAAAACAGGACACAACTCGCCATTACATAATTACAAATCAGATCAAAATATTTCTCTTGAGACATCCTTTAATTTAATGACAGGAGCGGGAGTTTCTTCTGAGAAAATAATACTTGGAATCCCATTTTACGGTGCAGGAGTAAAGACTAATGGCAATGCAGCTTTAGATAGACCTGTAATTGGAGCTGATACAGACACGTTTGCAGCATGGGATGGAAGGCCTTTTATAGGGCCAATTTCATATATTTATGATACATGGTCAAAACATTGGGACAATACTGCGAAAGTTCCCTATTATACCAGAAGTAATTATTTTTTGAGTATTGAAGATACAACAAGTACCAAAGGAAAGGCTCTCTTTGTAAATCAAAATGATGGTGGAGGAGTAATTATTTCTCCTGTATGGGGAGATTTAGATTTTAGTGAAGTAAGAACAATCTATGGAAGTAAATTAAGGTTCTGTTTAGAAACAAAATCACCTTTTGTAAATAAAATAAATCAAACATTCTCAGAACATTTTGAACCGGGCTTATTTTTTCAGTCGCTTGAAGATGGAGAAGTTATTTATACTTCAACATTAAAACCAATTGAAGTAATACTAAGTGCTTTTGATCAGAATGGAATAGAGAAACAAGTAGTAACTACAGTTGATAATCAAGAATTTTCTGGTACTCATTTCTCTTGGATTCCATCTACTTATGGTCGTTATTTAATGTCTGCAACTGCAACAAATAGTAATGGAGAATCTGAAACGAAGCAGATTACAATAGTATTTAAACAGCTAATAACAGAACAAAAATATGATGAGGTTTTCCCTAATCGTTTTGGTGTAAATCAAATTCTACCTGGTGAAGACTTTTTCTCTTACGCTAATTTTTTAGAGGCTATTAATAGAATGGCTAACATTAAAGTTGTTTTTGAAAGAAGGGCTACGACTAATTTGTATAGACTCACTAGAATTGATAAAACTACAAATTCGTTTACAATCATTAGGGCAGATGCAAATTTTGATGCCAATGAGAATCTAACTAAAAATATTGTAAGGCAAGAAGTTGATTATGGAACTTTTATAAATGAAGGAGATTCTACAATAAGGAAAAGAGAGTTAGCTGCTTTTTTTGCAAATATTTCTCAGGAGACAACAGGAGGTTGGGACACTGCACCGGGTGGTAGATATGCTTGGGGGTTATACTTTAGACAAGAAGTTGGATATGAAAATGGGCAGATAGGTTACATAGATACTTTGTCTACACATTATCCTCCTGTAGCAGGGAAATCTTATCATGGTAGAGGCCCAATTCAGTTAAGTTGGAATTATAATTATGGTGCTGCAAGTGAATTTTTATACGGTGATAAAACCATTTTACTAAATGAGCCTGAAAAAGTAATAGAAGATGGAGCGTTGGCTTTCCAGATAGCTATTTGGTTTTGGATGACTCCACAATTTCCGAAACCATCCGCACATGATGTAATGGTCGGAGATTGGTTACCAACTACTTATGATACTCAAAATAACCGTGTACCAGGCTTTGGCGTGACCGTCAATATTATTAATGGAGGTTTAGAATGTGGAAGTGGAACAGAAATACCTAAGGTGCAATATAGAATAGGCCATTATCAAAGGCATAGTGAAATACTTGGTGTAACTACAGATCTTAATGGACAAAATGATTGTAACGCTTGTGGGTGTAAAGATCAAACTCCTTTTGGAGGTATAGAACCAGAACCTATTTCTGCAGCAAGAAAAACAACGTCTAATACGGAGGAAGAAATTTTTATTGATCAAGAAAGTGAAAGCACAGAGTTAGTGCTTTTCCCTAACCCCTTTACAGATATATTAAAGCTAACTACGGTGAATGAAATTACCAAAATGGTACTATTTACAAATGATGGGTTATTTATAAAAGAACTCCCAATTCAGACAATTATCGATTTTAGTAATCTATCCTCAGGGACGTATCTCTTAAAAATTATGATTGGAGAAGAGATGGTTACTAAGCAGATAATTAAACAGTAA
- a CDS encoding transposase, with the protein MKKLLNEHLKTVLLLLSGLTYIVFLIVFFLKKRYLNRVKIKTSAIHEVEKGNLLDKEIQQKSELCKILNSKNSLLQEKIGQLEKENFTYKEKVSYSSLLSFNEFIKLFPTEKYCLEVLDNLKWEHCYSCKKCGHHLYSKTDKGRRCKKCNYVESERINTIFHRVKIPLQKSFYILYFIFYNKNNVNVALLAENTEMRYNTCLCLVRKIQKIIESHNDDIFLNPKGWKKIVLLDRLD; encoded by the coding sequence ATGAAAAAATTATTAAACGAACACCTAAAGACCGTACTACTTCTACTGTCTGGCCTAACCTACATTGTATTTTTAATTGTATTCTTTTTAAAAAAAAGGTATTTAAATAGAGTGAAAATAAAGACATCTGCTATTCATGAAGTAGAAAAAGGAAACTTATTGGATAAAGAAATTCAACAAAAATCTGAATTATGTAAAATTCTTAATTCAAAAAATAGTCTTCTTCAAGAAAAAATTGGGCAGTTAGAAAAAGAAAATTTCACTTATAAAGAAAAAGTTTCTTATAGTTCATTACTCTCATTTAATGAATTTATTAAATTGTTCCCCACAGAAAAATATTGTTTAGAAGTGTTAGATAACCTAAAGTGGGAACATTGTTATTCTTGTAAAAAATGTGGGCATCATTTATACTCAAAAACTGACAAAGGGAGAAGGTGTAAAAAATGTAACTATGTTGAATCTGAAAGAATAAATACTATTTTCCATAGGGTAAAAATCCCATTACAGAAATCCTTTTATATTCTCTACTTTATCTTCTACAATAAAAACAATGTAAATGTTGCTTTGTTAGCTGAAAATACTGAAATGCGTTATAATACGTGTTTGTGCTTGGTCCGAAAAATTCAAAAAATAATTGAGAGTCACAACGATGATATTTTTCTCAACCCAAAAGGATGGAAAAAAATAGTGTTATTAGATAGGCTAGATTAG
- a CDS encoding SpoIIE family protein phosphatase, with the protein MNHFLLKNPKKRFTASYIIALSLIALLSIASQLIIRSVLTEQEKDARIINISGRQRMLSQKISKLALQLERANSTKEYSILKSQLKDVMHLLSTSHFGLMNRSEEMELGGENSETIKKMFEDISENFESIFKAGNSILLSSHAYEIKEDVSTILKNEGSFLKQMNTITFQYDHESTSRTKKVSFIEYVLLFITLGAIFLEAFFIFRPAVNAIDKYLRETISRGIALQDAHNNLIESKEKTESVEKELFEQLQKNHDLQVNINKDLELKINERTREIQDQKEEILQQSNELKYQNEVISKVNVKLTDNISYAKKLQHSIIGNRQSIIDQFKDGFITSKPKDIISGDFYWFYQTENLRFLVAADCTGHGVSAAFMTIIGNLLLNDIITNQKVFSPDNILNLLDMELYALMNLKNTKKVHDGMDLGLVVINSDNRTIEFSGAKRPLYFVGKDNVIEKYAGSKSTIGYNSKTARKDFNSTLIHYQGGDRIYLTSDGFQDQFGGATDTKFMQKRFVETLNKTINYPMAKQQKVLDAVFDKWKGTNTQTDDVLVIGVEL; encoded by the coding sequence ATGAATCATTTTTTACTAAAGAATCCGAAAAAAAGATTTACGGCTTCTTATATAATTGCCCTCTCGTTAATTGCCCTTTTAAGTATTGCAAGTCAACTTATAATTAGATCTGTATTAACAGAACAAGAAAAAGATGCTAGAATTATTAATATATCTGGACGTCAGAGAATGTTAAGTCAGAAAATAAGTAAACTAGCTTTACAATTAGAAAGAGCAAATTCTACTAAAGAATACTCAATATTGAAAAGTCAGTTAAAAGATGTAATGCACCTTTTATCTACGTCGCATTTCGGGCTAATGAACCGTTCTGAAGAAATGGAGCTGGGAGGTGAAAATAGTGAGACAATTAAAAAAATGTTCGAAGATATCTCAGAAAATTTCGAATCAATTTTTAAGGCTGGAAATAGTATTTTATTATCTTCTCACGCATATGAAATTAAAGAAGATGTTTCAACTATTTTAAAGAACGAGGGATCTTTTTTAAAGCAGATGAATACAATTACGTTTCAGTATGATCATGAATCTACAAGTAGAACGAAGAAAGTATCTTTTATTGAATATGTATTGTTGTTTATCACTTTAGGGGCTATTTTTCTTGAGGCCTTCTTTATTTTTAGACCTGCAGTTAATGCAATTGATAAATATTTGAGAGAAACGATAAGTAGGGGAATTGCTTTACAAGATGCACATAATAATTTAATTGAATCTAAAGAAAAAACGGAGTCAGTAGAAAAAGAACTTTTTGAGCAACTCCAGAAAAATCACGATTTACAGGTGAATATCAATAAAGATTTGGAGCTGAAAATCAATGAACGAACAAGGGAAATTCAAGATCAAAAAGAAGAGATACTTCAACAGAGTAACGAACTCAAATATCAAAACGAAGTTATATCAAAAGTAAATGTTAAGCTTACTGATAATATTAGTTATGCCAAAAAGTTACAACATTCCATTATCGGAAACCGTCAGAGTATAATTGATCAATTTAAAGACGGTTTCATTACTAGTAAGCCAAAGGATATAATATCAGGAGATTTTTATTGGTTTTACCAAACGGAAAATCTTAGATTTTTAGTAGCTGCAGATTGTACTGGACATGGAGTATCTGCTGCATTTATGACTATTATCGGAAATTTATTGTTAAATGATATTATCACCAATCAAAAGGTGTTTTCTCCGGATAATATTCTCAATTTACTTGATATGGAATTGTATGCTTTAATGAACCTAAAGAATACCAAAAAAGTGCATGATGGTATGGACTTAGGGTTGGTTGTTATTAATAGTGACAATAGAACAATAGAATTTTCTGGAGCAAAAAGACCACTTTATTTTGTTGGAAAAGATAATGTTATTGAAAAGTACGCAGGGTCTAAATCTACAATTGGTTACAATAGTAAAACAGCTAGAAAAGACTTTAATTCTACTTTAATTCATTATCAAGGTGGAGATAGAATTTATTTGACAAGTGATGGTTTTCAAGATCAATTTGGAGGTGCTACAGATACAAAATTTATGCAAAAACGGTTTGTAGAAACATTAAATAAAACAATTAATTACCCTATGGCCAAGCAACAAAAAGTACTTGATGCAGTTTTTGATAAATGGAAAGGTACAAATACCCAAACAGACGATGTATTAGTAATTGGTGTTGAGTTATAG
- a CDS encoding ABC transporter ATP-binding protein encodes MSVLEKNIIAPTTSIIEDTRPDMLVCKDIAKIYPTPKGDYTVLSDLQLTVKKGEFISVIGHSGCGKSTLLTMIAGLNDISKGSVYVDGDEVRGAGPDRAVVFQSPSLFPWMTALQNVMIGVKQVFPHATKKQKQDICKYYLDKVGLGNDFNKRASELSQGMQQRVGIARAFALKPKVLLLDEPFGMLDSLTRGELQDVLLEVWQKEQITAIMITHDVDESIFLADRVIMMTSGPFAKIGDELTIPFERPRNRVDILEHPDYYHYRGYLMDFLNH; translated from the coding sequence ATGAGTGTTTTAGAAAAAAATATTATTGCTCCTACAACAAGTATTATTGAAGATACACGTCCTGATATGCTTGTTTGTAAAGATATTGCTAAAATTTATCCTACACCTAAAGGTGATTATACGGTATTATCAGACCTACAATTGACAGTTAAAAAAGGAGAGTTTATTTCTGTAATTGGACATTCTGGTTGTGGAAAGTCTACATTATTAACCATGATTGCAGGCTTAAATGATATAAGTAAAGGTAGTGTTTATGTTGATGGAGATGAAGTAAGAGGGGCAGGACCAGATAGAGCTGTTGTTTTCCAATCGCCAAGCTTATTCCCGTGGATGACAGCTTTACAAAATGTAATGATTGGTGTAAAGCAAGTATTTCCTCACGCTACAAAAAAACAAAAGCAAGATATCTGTAAGTATTACCTAGATAAAGTGGGTTTAGGAAATGATTTTAATAAAAGAGCATCAGAGCTTTCTCAAGGAATGCAACAAAGAGTAGGTATAGCAAGAGCATTTGCATTAAAACCGAAAGTATTACTCTTAGATGAACCTTTTGGCATGTTGGATTCTTTAACTAGAGGAGAATTGCAAGATGTATTGCTTGAGGTTTGGCAAAAAGAACAGATTACAGCAATTATGATTACTCATGATGTTGATGAATCTATATTCTTGGCAGACCGTGTGATTATGATGACTAGTGGACCTTTTGCTAAAATTGGAGATGAGCTTACAATACCTTTTGAACGTCCAAGAAATAGAGTAGATATTTTAGAACATCCAGATTACTATCATTACAGAGGATATTTAATGGATTTCTTGAATCATTAA
- a CDS encoding ABC transporter ATP-binding protein, which yields MAYLELKNVSKSYGTGKDRVEVLSNINLSIEEGEFVAIVGFTGSGKTTLINLINGLEFPDEGEVLLQGKRITGPGPDRGVVFQNYSLLPWLTVAQNIKLAIDEVYTSSSKKEKTALIKKYVDMVHLSHAIDKKPAELSGGMRQRVSVARALAMNPKMLLMDEPLSALDALTRGTLQEEIVNIWGEDRKTCLLITNDVDEGVVMADRIIPLKPGPRAELGPDFTVDLPRPRVIAEINKDDRYKQLRNEILEYLIAVGASRKNEQTTSYELPDLKPVMPGRIKWGIQRRKEKQQFF from the coding sequence ATGGCTTATTTAGAACTTAAAAATGTAAGCAAGTCTTACGGTACAGGAAAAGATAGGGTAGAGGTATTGTCCAATATCAATTTATCTATTGAAGAAGGAGAATTTGTAGCAATTGTAGGGTTTACTGGTAGTGGTAAAACAACACTCATTAATCTTATCAATGGATTAGAATTTCCAGATGAGGGAGAGGTATTATTGCAAGGAAAAAGAATTACAGGGCCTGGACCAGATAGAGGGGTAGTCTTTCAGAATTATTCTTTATTACCATGGTTAACGGTAGCTCAGAATATAAAATTAGCAATTGATGAAGTCTATACATCATCTTCTAAAAAAGAAAAAACAGCACTAATTAAAAAGTATGTAGATATGGTTCACTTATCACATGCGATAGATAAAAAACCTGCAGAATTGTCTGGGGGGATGCGTCAGAGAGTGTCTGTAGCAAGGGCTTTAGCAATGAACCCAAAAATGCTTTTAATGGATGAGCCTTTAAGTGCATTGGATGCATTAACTAGAGGAACCCTACAAGAAGAAATTGTAAACATTTGGGGAGAAGATAGAAAAACATGCCTTTTAATTACAAATGATGTTGACGAAGGGGTAGTGATGGCAGATAGAATTATACCATTAAAACCAGGACCTAGAGCAGAGTTAGGACCTGATTTTACTGTTGATTTACCTCGCCCAAGGGTGATTGCAGAAATTAATAAAGACGATAGATACAAACAGCTCAGAAATGAAATTTTAGAGTATTTGATTGCTGTTGGTGCTTCTAGAAAGAATGAACAAACTACTTCTTATGAACTTCCTGATTTAAAACCAGTAATGCCTGGTAGGATTAAATGGGGTATTCAAAGAAGAAAAGAAAAACAACAATTCTTTTAA
- a CDS encoding ABC transporter permease, which produces MKEKILQITGIQAFLAPWINVFQGEEVKKNIDTIVKSYVFPFLSILLFLFVWQISASYLFNKEATAKIAKAQTEQGEAAALEMQNCIYSGDVSCQPNTLPSPVKVWDAYLSLLADHNIISGKKEAFAAKVAKTNEKRVAAGKDPITYTGRPSFVDQIGTSLKTVFAGFLLAAFIAIPLGIVIGLSTTLRTSFNWLIQILKPVSPVVWLLLVFMIIKTVMSDSDMDKSFMISFISVGLCSMWATLVNTSMGVSSVDKDFVNVAKVLKLSIGQNIFKVVLPSSLPMIFTGLRITLSVAWMVLIAIELLAQSPGLGSFVWEEFQNGANDSNAKIIVAMFVIGMIGFLLDRIMMVIQNMMSFNKNETA; this is translated from the coding sequence ATGAAAGAAAAAATTTTACAAATAACAGGGATTCAAGCATTCTTAGCTCCATGGATAAATGTATTTCAAGGCGAAGAAGTAAAGAAAAATATTGATACCATTGTGAAGTCGTATGTATTTCCTTTTTTATCAATTCTACTGTTTTTGTTTGTTTGGCAGATAAGTGCAAGTTATTTATTTAATAAAGAAGCAACGGCTAAGATAGCAAAAGCACAAACAGAACAAGGTGAGGCAGCGGCTTTAGAAATGCAAAATTGTATTTATTCTGGAGATGTAAGTTGCCAACCTAACACATTACCGTCTCCAGTAAAAGTTTGGGACGCCTATTTATCGTTATTGGCAGACCACAATATTATTTCGGGAAAGAAAGAGGCGTTTGCTGCTAAAGTGGCAAAAACAAATGAAAAAAGAGTAGCAGCAGGAAAAGACCCGATTACATATACAGGACGTCCTTCTTTTGTTGATCAGATAGGTACTAGCTTAAAGACTGTGTTTGCAGGTTTTTTATTAGCGGCTTTTATAGCGATCCCATTGGGAATTGTAATTGGTTTAAGTACTACATTAAGAACCTCTTTTAACTGGCTAATTCAGATATTAAAACCAGTATCTCCAGTTGTGTGGTTACTTTTAGTATTTATGATTATTAAGACTGTAATGTCTGATTCTGATATGGATAAGTCGTTCATGATCTCATTTATTAGTGTAGGTTTATGTTCTATGTGGGCAACGTTAGTAAATACAAGTATGGGAGTTTCTTCTGTAGATAAAGATTTTGTAAATGTTGCTAAGGTATTAAAGTTAAGTATTGGACAGAATATATTTAAAGTAGTTTTGCCTTCTTCTTTACCAATGATTTTTACAGGATTACGAATTACTTTATCTGTAGCATGGATGGTATTAATTGCCATAGAATTATTAGCACAAAGTCCTGGTTTAGGTTCTTTTGTATGGGAAGAGTTTCAAAATGGAGCAAATGATTCTAACGCAAAAATTATTGTAGCCATGTTTGTAATTGGTATGATTGGTTTCCTATTGGATAGAATCATGATGGTAATACAAAACATGATGTCTTTTAATAAAAACGAAACTGCTTAA
- a CDS encoding CmpA/NrtA family ABC transporter substrate-binding protein, translated as MKNLFSRSLTAKVVGVAIIGLFFNCSGSKTSSETQTTVVVEKESSTKQLEIEKPQLTFGFIKLTDMAPLAIAKELGYFEDEGLFVSVEAQSNWKNILDRVIDGQLDGSHMLAGQPIAAGAGFGRQADLVTSFSMDLNGNGITVSNDVWSKMKPNVPKGADGKPVHPIKADALVPVINEYKSEGKAFKMGMVFPVSTHNYEIRYWLAAAGVNPGYYTKENIQGQIDADVLLSVTPPPQMPATLEAGTIFGYCVGEPWNQQAVFKGIGVPVTTNYDIWKNNPEKVFVMTKEFTEKYPNTAVAVTKALIRAGKWLDEPGNRAKAVGILSMPEYVGADSVVIANSMTGTFEFEKGDKRAMPDFNVFFRHNATYPFYSDGVWFLTQMRRWGQIPTAKSKGWYDETIKDIYRPDIWEKAAALLVEEGHLAKTDIPETDGYKAPTNDFIDGKLFDGKEPIQYINSFKIGNKDASM; from the coding sequence ATGAAAAATTTATTCTCTAGATCACTTACTGCTAAAGTAGTGGGGGTGGCAATAATTGGCTTATTTTTTAACTGTAGTGGTTCAAAAACTTCATCAGAAACACAAACTACTGTAGTAGTAGAAAAAGAATCATCAACTAAACAATTGGAGATAGAAAAGCCACAGTTAACATTTGGTTTTATCAAGTTAACGGATATGGCTCCTTTAGCAATAGCAAAGGAATTAGGCTATTTTGAAGATGAAGGATTGTTTGTTTCTGTTGAAGCTCAGTCAAATTGGAAAAATATTTTAGATCGTGTAATTGATGGTCAACTAGATGGTTCTCATATGTTGGCAGGTCAGCCAATTGCAGCAGGAGCTGGTTTTGGTAGACAAGCAGATTTGGTAACTTCTTTCTCTATGGATTTAAATGGTAATGGAATTACTGTATCTAATGATGTTTGGAGTAAGATGAAACCAAATGTGCCAAAAGGAGCAGATGGTAAGCCGGTTCACCCAATTAAAGCAGATGCATTAGTACCTGTTATTAATGAATATAAGAGTGAAGGAAAAGCATTTAAAATGGGGATGGTATTTCCGGTATCTACTCATAACTACGAAATACGTTATTGGTTAGCTGCAGCAGGTGTTAATCCAGGTTATTATACTAAAGAAAATATTCAAGGTCAGATTGATGCAGATGTTTTACTTTCTGTTACACCTCCACCACAAATGCCTGCAACACTTGAGGCAGGGACAATTTTTGGGTATTGTGTAGGAGAGCCATGGAATCAGCAAGCAGTTTTTAAAGGAATTGGTGTACCGGTAACAACAAACTATGACATCTGGAAAAACAACCCAGAAAAGGTGTTTGTAATGACAAAAGAGTTTACTGAGAAATATCCGAATACAGCGGTAGCAGTAACAAAAGCATTAATTCGTGCCGGAAAATGGTTAGACGAGCCAGGTAATAGAGCAAAAGCAGTTGGTATTTTATCTATGCCAGAATATGTAGGTGCAGATTCTGTAGTAATTGCAAACTCAATGACGGGTACTTTTGAATTTGAGAAAGGAGACAAACGTGCAATGCCAGATTTTAATGTGTTTTTTAGACATAATGCCACATATCCTTTCTATTCTGATGGAGTTTGGTTCTTAACACAAATGAGAAGATGGGGACAAATTCCAACAGCTAAATCTAAAGGATGGTACGATGAAACAATTAAAGATATTTACCGCCCAGATATATGGGAAAAAGCGGCAGCTTTATTAGTAGAAGAAGGTCATTTAGCTAAAACTGACATTCCTGAAACTGATGGTTATAAAGCACCAACAAATGATTTTATCGATGGTAAATTATTTGATGGAAAAGAGCCTATCCAATATATCAATAGCTTTAAAATAGGTAATAAAGATGCTTCAATGTAA
- a CDS encoding alginate export family protein, translating to MKQLIYTALILLLTTSFEVFAQDFKMSAEIRPRSEFRNGFKKLRTDSSTPAFFTEQRSRLNLDYSSDKVIMRLSLQDVRMWGETDQIYKQDPAMTTISEAWAQYNFTSKFGLKVGRQIISYDNQRFLGGLEWAQQGRRHDAALFIFDDKAKKFKIHAGLAYNQNGVEPKKVEGNVYLGTNNYKAMQYLWAHKDWEGGAISGLVFNESYQYGSTTDSVSQRQTLGLVGSKKFGILKVAGEGYYQTGQRGTADVNAYLLDLNFTAKTKLTPITLGYQILSGGDPASGEVTNFTPAYGTNHKFNGFMDYFYVGNPHNDAIGNNVGLQDIYLNTQFKIGKGTLKAQLHQFLAATDVVKSVSSDGVQEIVDGNLGTEIDLVYVNKLSPVATLMVGYSQMFATSSMEVLKGGDSGLINNWAFVMLTFKPTLFKTKSAN from the coding sequence ATGAAACAATTAATTTACACAGCTCTCATTCTACTTTTAACAACAAGCTTTGAAGTATTTGCACAAGACTTTAAAATGTCTGCAGAAATCCGTCCTCGTTCTGAATTTAGAAACGGATTTAAAAAATTAAGAACAGATTCTTCTACTCCTGCATTTTTTACAGAACAACGCTCAAGATTAAATCTTGATTACTCTTCTGATAAAGTAATCATGCGTTTATCATTACAAGACGTTCGTATGTGGGGTGAAACAGATCAAATTTATAAGCAAGACCCTGCAATGACTACAATTTCTGAAGCATGGGCACAGTATAACTTTACTTCTAAATTTGGTTTAAAAGTTGGTCGTCAAATTATTTCTTATGATAACCAACGTTTTCTAGGTGGTTTAGAATGGGCACAACAAGGAAGAAGACACGATGCCGCATTATTTATATTTGATGATAAGGCAAAGAAGTTTAAAATTCATGCAGGGTTAGCATATAACCAAAATGGTGTTGAGCCTAAAAAAGTTGAAGGTAATGTGTATTTAGGTACAAATAACTATAAAGCAATGCAATACCTGTGGGCACATAAAGATTGGGAAGGTGGAGCCATTTCTGGTTTAGTTTTTAATGAAAGTTATCAATATGGTTCAACTACCGATAGTGTAAGCCAAAGACAAACATTAGGTCTAGTAGGTTCTAAAAAATTCGGTATTCTGAAAGTTGCAGGTGAAGGCTATTACCAAACTGGGCAGAGAGGTACAGCAGATGTGAATGCTTACTTATTAGACTTAAACTTTACTGCAAAAACAAAATTAACTCCAATCACACTTGGTTACCAAATCTTATCAGGTGGCGATCCTGCTTCAGGAGAAGTAACAAACTTTACTCCTGCATATGGTACTAATCATAAATTTAATGGATTTATGGATTACTTCTACGTTGGTAACCCACATAACGATGCAATAGGTAATAATGTAGGATTACAAGATATCTACTTAAATACTCAGTTTAAAATTGGTAAAGGAACTTTAAAAGCTCAATTACACCAGTTTTTAGCAGCAACAGATGTAGTGAAATCTGTTAGTTCAGATGGAGTACAGGAAATTGTTGATGGTAATTTAGGAACTGAAATCGATTTAGTATATGTAAACAAATTAAGTCCTGTAGCAACATTAATGGTGGGTTATTCTCAAATGTTTGCCACTTCTTCTATGGAAGTATTAAAAGGCGGTGATAGTGGATTAATCAATAATTGGGCATTTGTAATGCTGACATTTAAACCTACTCTTTTTAAAACTAAATCAGCAAACTAA